From the Hymenobacter yonginensis genome, one window contains:
- a CDS encoding DUF3857 and transglutaminase domain-containing protein yields MLTSLLRRLALLAMLGSAATAPALGQNEPIKFGKPDLKDFDPKNFVADTAAEAVVLCDFGRSRFEPGPAGEGFQTVFERVTRIKILQKAGYDWATVEVPLYHKNNSEEKLTNLKGFTYNLVNGEIVKEKLESSSTFREESGPNTTTRKFTLPNVREGAVIEYSYTVVSDFLFNFQDWQFQQSIPVRWSEYRAQIPEYFDYKMLMQGYLSLAVNEHPQGQGQFTVHTSSSSAFEPGRAGGRGAETITAQVTNHRWAVQNAPAFREEPFMTASRDHVARIDFELAGLQWPGQGYKAVAGTWQSINEELLTAEGFGAQLRRGGFLKDKLTPLLAQEKDPAARVAAVHALVRSAVKYDGRDQLYSSGSVRKAYDQHRGNAADVNLLLIAALREAGFQANPVLVSTREHGAVNANYMPMLSRFNYVVAHVPLPDGKEMLVDATEELLPCGMLPTRCLNGQGRLIMPNAAESRWVSLQPTQRLTEYQQIQLVLDEKGGYTGKVHSEHGGYAGSAQRSRLREKGEKKFVEDLLTGREGWNVSKYQFGQREDLTKSLNFDYELTAAGGDTPAGLLYVRPLQHFGNSKNPFVHESRQFPVDFGCPVDETVMMTLTLPAGYEVEELPKPTAISLPDNGGRFLFQAQPTADGTVQLMSRLNLSRAVYSAEEYASLREFYRLVVAKQAEQIVLKKKS; encoded by the coding sequence ATGCTAACATCTTTACTGCGCCGGCTTGCACTGCTGGCAATGCTGGGCAGTGCCGCTACGGCGCCCGCCCTGGGCCAGAACGAGCCCATTAAATTTGGCAAGCCCGACCTCAAGGATTTCGACCCCAAAAACTTCGTGGCCGACACTGCTGCCGAAGCGGTGGTACTCTGCGACTTTGGCCGCTCCCGCTTCGAGCCAGGGCCTGCCGGCGAGGGGTTCCAGACCGTGTTTGAGCGGGTGACGCGCATCAAGATTCTGCAGAAAGCCGGTTACGACTGGGCCACTGTGGAAGTGCCGCTCTACCACAAAAACAATAGCGAGGAAAAGCTCACCAACCTGAAAGGCTTCACCTACAACCTCGTAAACGGGGAAATCGTGAAGGAAAAGCTGGAAAGCTCCTCTACTTTCCGCGAGGAGTCCGGGCCCAACACCACCACCCGCAAGTTCACGCTGCCCAACGTGCGCGAAGGCGCCGTAATTGAGTACAGCTACACCGTTGTGTCGGATTTCCTGTTCAACTTCCAGGACTGGCAGTTTCAGCAGTCGATTCCGGTACGCTGGAGCGAGTACCGAGCCCAGATTCCGGAGTATTTTGACTACAAGATGCTGATGCAGGGTTACCTGTCGCTGGCTGTAAATGAGCATCCCCAGGGCCAGGGACAGTTCACAGTGCATACCAGCTCCTCTTCCGCCTTTGAGCCTGGGCGCGCGGGTGGACGCGGCGCTGAAACCATAACTGCCCAGGTAACCAACCACCGCTGGGCGGTGCAGAACGCACCCGCCTTTCGTGAAGAGCCGTTCATGACCGCCTCCCGCGACCATGTGGCGCGCATCGACTTCGAGCTGGCCGGCCTGCAGTGGCCCGGCCAGGGCTATAAGGCGGTAGCCGGCACCTGGCAGAGCATCAACGAGGAGCTGCTGACGGCCGAAGGCTTTGGGGCCCAGCTGCGGCGGGGCGGCTTTCTGAAAGACAAGCTCACGCCGCTGCTGGCGCAGGAGAAAGACCCGGCGGCCCGCGTGGCCGCCGTGCACGCGCTGGTGCGCAGTGCCGTGAAATACGATGGCCGCGACCAGCTCTACAGTTCCGGCTCGGTGCGCAAAGCCTACGACCAGCACCGCGGCAACGCCGCCGACGTGAACCTGCTGCTGATTGCGGCTCTGCGCGAGGCGGGCTTCCAGGCCAACCCCGTGCTGGTGAGCACCCGCGAGCATGGCGCCGTCAATGCCAACTACATGCCCATGCTTTCGCGCTTCAACTACGTGGTGGCGCACGTGCCGCTGCCCGACGGCAAGGAAATGCTGGTGGATGCCACCGAGGAGCTGCTGCCCTGCGGTATGCTGCCCACGCGCTGCCTCAACGGCCAGGGCCGCCTGATTATGCCCAACGCCGCGGAGTCGCGGTGGGTGAGCCTGCAGCCGACGCAGCGCCTGACCGAGTACCAGCAGATTCAGCTGGTGCTGGACGAGAAAGGCGGCTACACGGGCAAGGTGCACTCCGAGCACGGCGGCTACGCGGGCTCGGCCCAGCGCAGCCGGCTGCGCGAGAAAGGCGAAAAGAAGTTTGTGGAAGACCTGCTGACCGGCCGCGAGGGCTGGAACGTGAGCAAGTACCAGTTCGGCCAGCGCGAAGACCTGACCAAGTCCCTGAACTTCGACTACGAGCTGACAGCAGCCGGCGGCGATACCCCGGCGGGCCTGCTGTACGTGCGGCCCCTGCAGCACTTCGGCAACAGCAAAAACCCGTTCGTGCACGAGTCGCGCCAGTTTCCGGTGGACTTCGGCTGCCCCGTAGACGAAACCGTGATGATGACCCTGACGCTGCCGGCCGGCTATGAAGTAGAAGAGCTGCCCAAGCCCACGGCCATCAGCCTGCCCGACAACGGCGGCCGCTTCCTGTTCCAGGCCCAGCCCACCGCCGACGGTACCGTGCAGCTGATGAGCCGCCTGAATCTGAGCCGCGCCGTGTACTCGGCCGAAGAATATGCCAGCCTGCGCGAGTTCTACCGGCTGGTAGTGGCCAAACAGGCCGAGCAGATCGTTCTTAAAAAGAAATCGTGA
- a CDS encoding DUF3857 domain-containing protein, translating into MTIFLRLLLMLLGVSVATPAFAQQAPAPPIKFGSVRSTDFVPAPAASDTAAAVAEYLCDYGTSRLVGGNDKFQVLFERTTRLQIHRKAGYSYATVRVPLYTRDGQYERLTNLKGSTYNLQDGRVVQTKLAADPAFREQLDKNHVLMSFTMPAVREGSIVEFSYTITSDFIFNLQDWQFEHSIPVRWSEYRATLPQFYHYKTITRGYLPFAVKEETVVPYTTTYSSRPQGLAPGQDSHLSALALQLRWVMKDVPAFRTEPFLTTPHDYMRSVHFELAGTDFTGHDYQDVTGKWPALWKVLEKEEHFGLLLSGRSPLAAAAKTLRQQHDDPKDRAAAVLALVQRTVKHNGKTALFGSQPVRRTLELRLGNTADVNLLLVSTLRAAGLTATPLLLSTRGHGQMQQLVPALSQFNYVAAHVQLPDSSDLLLDATEPQLPAGLLPERCLNGQGCLADASGRWLTIRPAARHLEFRTAKLHLTEQGALDGSLKLEYQGYAGLEARRSIRQTSVADYLASLQRQWTEWQPAPPKLLLSDSAQAAVAVEMALHLPAPDNPQATLLYLPVMRLLGAVPYQFRAPTRHYPVDFAMPHEYTSLVTLTLPPGTTVQELPASVVLALPNAGGRFQYQVTQLNPETVQFMARLQLSRAEYSPAEYAALRELHQQAAAKCGEMLVLSRK; encoded by the coding sequence ATGACGATATTTTTACGGCTACTGCTTATGCTGCTGGGTGTCTCGGTGGCTACCCCGGCCTTTGCCCAGCAGGCGCCCGCCCCGCCCATTAAGTTTGGCAGCGTCCGGTCCACTGATTTCGTGCCGGCTCCGGCGGCTTCCGATACTGCCGCGGCCGTAGCCGAATATCTCTGCGACTACGGCACTTCCCGCCTGGTGGGCGGCAACGACAAGTTTCAGGTGCTATTCGAGCGCACCACCCGCCTGCAGATCCACCGCAAGGCCGGCTACAGCTACGCCACCGTGCGCGTGCCCCTCTACACCCGCGACGGCCAGTACGAGCGCCTCACCAACCTCAAGGGCAGCACCTACAACCTGCAGGACGGCCGGGTGGTGCAAACCAAGCTGGCCGCCGATCCCGCCTTCCGCGAGCAGCTCGACAAAAACCACGTGCTGATGTCGTTTACCATGCCGGCGGTGCGGGAAGGCTCGATTGTGGAGTTCAGCTACACCATCACCTCCGACTTCATTTTCAACCTGCAGGACTGGCAGTTCGAGCACAGCATTCCGGTGCGCTGGAGCGAGTACCGCGCCACGCTACCGCAGTTTTATCATTATAAAACCATCACGCGGGGCTACCTGCCGTTTGCGGTGAAGGAGGAAACGGTAGTGCCCTATACCACCACCTATTCCTCGCGCCCGCAGGGGCTGGCTCCCGGCCAGGACAGTCACCTGTCGGCCTTGGCGTTGCAGCTGCGCTGGGTGATGAAGGACGTACCGGCCTTCCGAACCGAGCCCTTCCTGACCACGCCCCACGACTACATGCGCAGCGTGCATTTCGAGCTGGCTGGCACCGATTTCACCGGCCACGACTACCAGGACGTTACGGGCAAATGGCCGGCCCTCTGGAAGGTTCTTGAGAAGGAAGAGCATTTCGGCCTGCTGCTCAGTGGCCGCTCGCCGCTGGCAGCCGCCGCCAAAACCCTGCGCCAGCAGCACGACGACCCCAAAGACCGGGCGGCGGCCGTGCTGGCTCTGGTGCAGCGAACCGTGAAGCACAACGGCAAAACTGCCCTGTTTGGCTCGCAGCCTGTGCGCCGCACGCTGGAGCTGCGCCTCGGCAACACCGCCGACGTGAACCTACTGCTGGTGAGCACCCTGCGCGCGGCTGGCCTGACCGCCACGCCCCTGCTGCTGAGTACCCGCGGCCACGGCCAGATGCAGCAGCTGGTGCCGGCCCTCTCGCAGTTCAACTACGTGGCGGCCCACGTGCAGCTACCCGACAGCTCCGACCTGCTGCTGGATGCCACCGAGCCCCAACTGCCGGCGGGTTTGCTGCCCGAGCGCTGCCTCAACGGGCAGGGCTGCCTAGCCGACGCCTCCGGTCGCTGGCTCACAATCAGGCCGGCTGCGCGTCACCTGGAGTTCCGGACGGCCAAGCTGCATCTCACGGAGCAAGGTGCCCTCGATGGCAGCCTCAAGCTGGAGTACCAGGGCTATGCCGGCCTGGAAGCCCGGCGGAGTATCCGGCAGACCTCCGTGGCCGACTACCTAGCCAGTCTGCAGCGGCAGTGGACCGAATGGCAGCCCGCGCCGCCCAAACTCCTGCTATCCGACTCCGCCCAGGCTGCCGTGGCTGTAGAAATGGCCCTGCACCTACCGGCTCCCGATAACCCACAGGCTACGCTGCTTTACCTGCCCGTTATGCGGCTGCTGGGCGCCGTTCCGTACCAGTTCCGCGCGCCCACCCGCCACTATCCGGTGGATTTTGCCATGCCCCATGAGTACACTTCCCTTGTGACGCTCACGCTGCCGCCCGGCACCACGGTGCAGGAGCTACCGGCCAGCGTGGTGCTGGCGCTGCCCAACGCCGGGGGCCGGTTTCAGTACCAAGTCACGCAGCTCAACCCGGAAACCGTGCAGTTTATGGCCCGCCTGCAGCTCAGCCGCGCCGAGTACAGCCCGGCCGAATACGCCGCCCTGCGCGAGCTGCACCAGCAGGCGGCTGCTAAGTGCGGAGAAATGCTGGTACTGAGCCGGAAATAG
- a CDS encoding MFS transporter, protein MPATTPRTYSAGFWLMCLSSFFFFMSFNMLLPELPAYLTRLGGGEYKGFIIALFTLTAGLSRPFSGKLADTVGRIPVMVFGSLVCFICGFFYPWTTTVAGFLGLRLLHGFSTGFKPTGTAAFIADIIPLERRGEAMGLLGVAGSLGMAAGPALGPLITAATSLNTLFYCSSGLALLSLAVQGTMTETLPQSQRQKFSWSLLRLNWGEVLEPQVLAPALVTLLCLFPFGAILTVVPDQSEALGLADHSKGLFYTCYTLASLVVRLLAGRASDTYGRVPVLRWSTALLAVSLGLMTLVEHSVPLFLGAAVLFGFATGLNSPTLYAWTIDLSHPERRGRAVATMYIALEAGIGLGALLGGWLFSNQISRLPYVHAMSLTLVLGALLYLLVGVRRQQPVA, encoded by the coding sequence ATGCCCGCTACCACCCCTCGTACTTACAGTGCCGGCTTCTGGCTGATGTGCCTGTCGTCGTTCTTTTTTTTCATGAGCTTCAACATGCTGCTGCCCGAGCTGCCTGCGTACCTCACGCGGCTGGGCGGCGGCGAGTACAAGGGCTTCATCATTGCGCTGTTTACGCTCACGGCCGGCCTTTCGCGCCCGTTCAGCGGCAAGCTGGCCGATACCGTGGGGCGCATTCCGGTGATGGTGTTCGGCTCGCTGGTGTGCTTTATCTGCGGCTTCTTTTATCCCTGGACCACCACCGTGGCGGGGTTTCTGGGGCTGCGGCTACTGCACGGCTTCAGCACCGGCTTCAAACCCACCGGCACGGCCGCTTTCATCGCCGACATCATCCCGCTGGAGCGCCGCGGCGAGGCCATGGGTTTGCTGGGCGTGGCCGGCTCACTGGGCATGGCCGCCGGTCCGGCGCTGGGCCCGCTTATCACGGCCGCTACCTCGCTTAATACGCTTTTCTACTGCTCGTCGGGGCTGGCGCTGCTGAGCTTAGCGGTGCAGGGCACCATGACCGAAACCCTGCCCCAGTCCCAGCGCCAGAAGTTCAGCTGGAGCTTGCTGCGCCTGAACTGGGGCGAAGTGCTGGAGCCGCAGGTGCTGGCCCCGGCCCTCGTGACGCTGCTGTGTTTGTTCCCATTCGGGGCAATCCTGACGGTGGTGCCCGACCAGAGCGAGGCGCTGGGACTAGCCGACCACAGCAAGGGTCTGTTTTATACCTGCTACACGCTGGCCTCGCTGGTGGTGCGCCTGCTGGCCGGCCGCGCCTCCGACACCTACGGCCGGGTACCGGTGCTACGCTGGTCTACGGCGCTGCTGGCCGTGTCACTGGGGCTGATGACGCTGGTGGAGCACTCGGTGCCGCTGTTTCTGGGCGCGGCGGTGCTGTTCGGCTTTGCTACGGGCCTGAACTCGCCCACGCTCTACGCTTGGACCATCGACCTGAGCCACCCCGAGCGGCGCGGGCGGGCCGTGGCCACCATGTACATTGCCCTGGAAGCCGGCATCGGGCTAGGCGCGCTGCTGGGCGGCTGGCTGTTCAGCAACCAGATTTCGCGCCTGCCCTACGTGCACGCCATGAGCCTGACGCTGGTGCTGGGGGCGCTGCTGTATCTGCTGGTGGGCGTGCGCCGGCAGCAGCCGGTGGCGTAG
- a CDS encoding FG-GAP-like repeat-containing protein, translating into MLTRLLRIIRLQALQTALTAAGLLLAGHALAQPTIQSLAPARNAPAARATSVTVQFSEPLRTGSQQALRVYSAQAGGRLAGVATLSGNQLSFTPGTRFRAGEKLWATVDTLARNAAGRALARPQVWQFSAGGGGNGVFGGGSSSLINTSGRLLLSGDVDGNGHLDVLTLNDAQSDRDGQLALRLNSGRGVLVAVPDQPLTRRAMAATLADVDEDHDLDLVTLEQPTDGSSGFYNVYANDGQGRFGGAGSSSGALGGLAGRGLGLADLNGDGHLDMFFSCNMSGSVGGGAVGVRLNNGRGAFPVQWTYARIGLSTEATVAAADIDNDGDLDVVASHNAAQSVIPFFNAGVAGLLPAPAVAVGGNAQALDLADLDLDGDLDLLCTNFSYDGAMVGIRFNNGQGSFGGGFNYPIGSINSTMPCVAANDLDGDGDLDLLLGNDQDRRVLVRLNNGRGEFRDGTPLTLTQPPRALVLADLDDDDDVDVLGLGYSQVQWQLNNGTALPTISLAAFSPAPNRPAVRTTTVDATFSGPVGSAPTNQLHVYGRYSGRQLGTTTASGSTLTFSAARPFQAGEPLTAIIPTGVRGSTGLPLARPAVWQFTADAGGSGAFTPGFSQTYGYAYPMRLRLADIDGDTDLDLVTEFYVGTATLSPPLLVCLNNGAGQFGSPVPLLPGNVQVWGFELADLDQDGDVDFVGQTITDMSSGFPRNETTVWLNDGRGTFSRKERLRNSFGTSFAVGDVDGDGDLDVVDGSVHFNDGRGSFSSSGNLAGSSSAFTVRGCALADLDNDADLDVLVSEDTFGVSWFRNDGTGSFSTKLFLGSSSAVEFPLQDLDGDGDLDMLWGSSVMANDGQGNFTKGPGFAFNSPFEANSEPIGDIDGDGDIDALTASGRLELRLYTNNGRGTFSEAAPLFSTILGLSANLTASGDLDNDGDLDLVVLYRESQGVSGWRVFLNRNALPVASATTAQQLSVWPVPAAAGTVLQVRVPGHTGTAVATLHTLTGQVVRAVSFSGAALALPTAGLPAGSYLLSMEGAAPGRLVRRVVLE; encoded by the coding sequence ATGCTTACACGCTTACTCCGCATTATCCGCTTGCAGGCGCTCCAAACCGCGCTTACAGCGGCCGGTCTGCTGCTAGCCGGCCACGCGCTGGCCCAACCCACTATCCAGAGTCTGGCGCCGGCCCGCAATGCCCCGGCGGCCCGCGCCACAAGCGTGACCGTGCAGTTTTCGGAGCCGCTACGGACCGGCTCGCAGCAAGCGTTGCGCGTGTACAGCGCGCAGGCCGGCGGCCGGCTGGCCGGCGTGGCCACGCTCAGCGGCAACCAGCTCAGTTTCACGCCCGGCACCCGGTTCAGAGCCGGCGAAAAGCTGTGGGCTACCGTGGATACGCTGGCCCGCAACGCCGCCGGCCGGGCTCTGGCCCGGCCGCAGGTCTGGCAGTTTTCGGCCGGTGGCGGTGGCAACGGCGTGTTTGGCGGCGGCAGCAGCAGCCTCATCAACACCAGTGGCCGCCTGCTGCTGAGCGGCGACGTGGACGGCAACGGCCACCTGGACGTCCTGACGCTCAACGACGCTCAGTCGGACCGGGATGGGCAGTTGGCGCTACGCCTGAACAGCGGGCGGGGCGTGCTGGTGGCCGTGCCCGACCAGCCGCTGACCCGCCGGGCAATGGCCGCCACCCTGGCCGACGTGGATGAAGACCACGACCTGGATTTGGTGACGCTGGAACAGCCCACCGACGGCAGCAGCGGCTTCTACAACGTGTACGCCAACGACGGGCAGGGCCGCTTCGGGGGCGCGGGCAGCAGCAGCGGCGCGCTGGGCGGCCTCGCGGGCCGGGGTTTGGGGCTGGCCGACCTCAATGGCGACGGCCACCTGGATATGTTTTTCAGCTGCAACATGAGCGGCAGCGTGGGCGGCGGGGCTGTAGGGGTGCGCCTCAACAATGGCCGCGGCGCTTTTCCGGTGCAGTGGACCTACGCGCGCATCGGCCTGAGCACGGAGGCCACCGTGGCCGCCGCCGATATTGACAACGACGGCGACCTGGATGTGGTGGCCAGCCACAACGCCGCGCAGAGCGTGATACCCTTTTTCAACGCGGGCGTGGCCGGGCTGCTGCCGGCGCCAGCCGTGGCCGTGGGCGGTAATGCACAGGCCCTCGACCTGGCCGACCTCGACCTCGACGGCGACCTGGACCTGCTTTGCACCAACTTCAGCTACGACGGCGCCATGGTGGGCATACGCTTCAACAACGGCCAGGGCAGCTTCGGGGGCGGCTTCAACTACCCTATTGGCTCCATCAACAGCACGATGCCCTGCGTGGCCGCCAACGACCTCGACGGCGACGGTGACCTGGATCTGCTGCTGGGCAACGACCAGGACCGGCGGGTGCTGGTTCGCCTGAATAATGGCCGCGGCGAGTTCCGCGACGGTACCCCGCTTACACTAACCCAGCCGCCCCGCGCCCTCGTTTTGGCCGACCTCGACGACGACGACGATGTGGATGTGCTGGGCCTGGGCTACTCCCAAGTGCAGTGGCAGCTCAACAACGGCACCGCGTTGCCGACCATCAGCCTGGCGGCCTTCTCGCCGGCCCCCAACCGGCCGGCCGTTCGCACCACAACGGTAGACGCCACGTTTTCGGGGCCGGTGGGCAGCGCGCCCACCAACCAGCTGCACGTATATGGCCGCTACTCGGGGCGGCAGTTGGGCACCACCACGGCCAGCGGCAGCACGCTCACCTTCTCTGCGGCCCGGCCCTTCCAGGCCGGCGAGCCGCTGACGGCCATCATCCCGACGGGTGTGCGGGGCAGCACCGGCCTGCCGCTGGCCCGCCCGGCGGTGTGGCAGTTCACGGCCGACGCGGGCGGCTCCGGCGCCTTCACGCCGGGCTTCAGCCAGACGTACGGCTACGCCTACCCCATGCGCCTGCGCCTGGCCGACATCGACGGCGACACCGATCTGGACCTCGTTACGGAATTTTACGTGGGCACCGCTACCCTTTCGCCGCCGCTGCTGGTGTGCCTGAACAATGGCGCGGGGCAGTTTGGCAGCCCGGTGCCGCTGCTGCCGGGCAACGTGCAGGTGTGGGGCTTCGAGCTGGCCGACCTCGACCAGGATGGCGACGTGGATTTTGTGGGCCAGACCATTACCGACATGTCCTCCGGCTTTCCCCGCAACGAAACCACCGTCTGGCTCAATGATGGCCGCGGCACCTTCAGCCGTAAGGAACGCCTGCGCAACTCGTTCGGGACCAGCTTCGCCGTGGGCGACGTGGACGGCGACGGCGACCTGGATGTGGTGGACGGCAGCGTGCACTTCAACGACGGCCGCGGCAGCTTCAGCAGCTCCGGCAACCTGGCCGGCTCCAGCTCCGCTTTCACCGTGCGCGGCTGCGCCCTGGCCGACCTCGACAACGACGCCGACCTGGATGTGCTGGTGTCGGAGGATACGTTCGGGGTAAGCTGGTTTCGCAACGATGGCACGGGCAGCTTTTCAACCAAGCTCTTCTTGGGCAGCAGCAGCGCCGTGGAGTTTCCGCTGCAGGACCTCGACGGCGACGGCGACCTGGATATGCTGTGGGGCTCCTCGGTAATGGCCAACGACGGCCAGGGCAACTTCACCAAGGGGCCGGGCTTCGCGTTCAACAGCCCGTTTGAAGCCAACTCCGAGCCGATTGGCGATATCGACGGCGACGGCGACATTGATGCGCTGACGGCGTCTGGTAGGCTGGAGCTGCGCTTGTACACCAACAACGGCCGCGGCACGTTCAGCGAAGCCGCCCCGCTGTTTTCCACCATCCTGGGCCTGTCCGCCAACCTGACAGCCAGCGGCGACTTGGACAACGACGGCGACCTGGACCTGGTGGTGCTGTATCGGGAATCTCAGGGTGTGAGCGGCTGGCGCGTGTTTCTCAACCGCAACGCCCTGCCGGTGGCCAGCGCAACAACTGCTCAGCAACTGAGTGTGTGGCCGGTGCCGGCTGCTGCCGGGACCGTGCTGCAGGTTCGGGTGCCGGGCCATACCGGCACGGCCGTGGCTACGCTGCATACGCTCACCGGGCAGGTGGTGCGGGCGGTGTCCTTCAGTGGAGCAGCTCTGGCCCTGCCCACAGCGGGCCTGCCGGCGGGCTCGTATCTACTCAGCATGGAAGGCGCCGCGCCGGGCAGGCTGGTGCGGCGCGTGGTGCTGGAGTAG
- a CDS encoding ABC transporter ATP-binding protein: MARSDSFFSTISAKKPRPDGKPALTVRERFSALKNLPAFLRLIWQTSPALALGNMALRLLRAALPVAMLYVGQLILDSVVQLSSQPVEARQLTPVLTLVALEFGLAIFSDALGRGVALLDSLLGDLFANQSSIRLMEHAARLDLDQFEDSAFYDKLERARRQTLSRTVLMSQVLSQAQDVITMGFLAVGLAAFNPWLLLLLLVAVVPAFLGESHFNERSYSLVHGWTPERRELDYLRQTGASDETAKEVKIFGLSGFLVDRFRTLSDDFYQKNKDLVIRRAGWGAFFAAVGAAGYYAAYVYIISETVRGRVSIGQLTFLAGSFARMRGLLEGILSRFSAVAEGALYLQDFFDFFALRPRIVRQELTGERPVPFPRPIKQGFTFENVGFKYRNTDKWALRNLSFQLQAGEKLALVGENGAGKTTLVKLLSRLYDPTEGRILLDGYDLREYDPAELRQEIGVIFQDFVRFQLPAGQNLAVGRIEQKDNQPRIEQAAQQSLADSVIAKLPGGYEQMIGRRFNGGVDLSGGEWQKIALGRAYMRDAQLLILDEPTAALDARAEYEVFQRFKELTQGKTAVLISHRFSTVRMADRILVIENGQCQEIGSHEELLARGGRYAELFRLQAAGYQ; this comes from the coding sequence ATGGCTCGTTCCGACTCTTTCTTTTCCACGATTTCCGCCAAAAAGCCCCGCCCCGACGGCAAGCCCGCCCTCACGGTGCGGGAGCGGTTTTCGGCCCTCAAAAACCTGCCCGCGTTTCTGCGCCTGATCTGGCAGACCAGCCCGGCGCTGGCCCTCGGCAACATGGCGCTGCGCCTGTTGCGGGCAGCCCTGCCGGTGGCCATGCTCTACGTGGGCCAACTGATTCTTGACAGTGTAGTGCAGCTTAGTAGCCAGCCCGTGGAGGCGCGGCAGCTCACGCCGGTACTCACGCTGGTGGCGCTGGAGTTTGGCCTCGCCATCTTCTCCGACGCCCTGGGCCGCGGCGTGGCCCTGCTCGACTCGCTGCTCGGCGACCTGTTCGCCAACCAGAGCTCCATCCGGCTCATGGAGCACGCCGCCCGGCTGGACCTCGACCAGTTCGAGGACAGCGCTTTCTACGACAAGCTGGAGCGGGCCCGCCGCCAGACTCTCTCGCGCACCGTGCTCATGTCGCAGGTGCTGAGCCAGGCCCAGGACGTCATTACGATGGGCTTTCTGGCCGTGGGCCTCGCTGCCTTCAACCCCTGGCTGCTGCTGCTGCTGTTGGTGGCGGTGGTGCCGGCGTTTCTGGGTGAAAGCCACTTCAACGAGCGCAGCTACTCGCTGGTACATGGCTGGACGCCCGAGCGGCGCGAGCTGGACTACCTGCGCCAGACCGGCGCTTCCGACGAAACGGCCAAGGAAGTGAAGATCTTCGGCCTCTCGGGCTTCCTCGTTGACCGGTTCCGCACCCTGTCCGACGACTTCTACCAGAAAAACAAGGACCTCGTGATTCGGCGGGCCGGCTGGGGCGCATTTTTCGCGGCCGTGGGCGCGGCCGGCTACTACGCGGCCTACGTGTACATCATCAGCGAGACGGTGCGCGGGCGCGTCAGCATCGGGCAGCTCACGTTTCTGGCCGGCTCGTTTGCCCGCATGCGGGGCCTGCTCGAAGGTATTCTGAGCCGCTTCAGCGCCGTGGCCGAAGGGGCGCTGTACCTGCAGGATTTCTTCGACTTCTTCGCGCTGCGGCCGCGCATCGTGCGGCAGGAGCTGACCGGTGAACGCCCGGTACCCTTTCCGCGGCCGATCAAGCAAGGGTTTACGTTTGAAAACGTGGGCTTCAAGTACCGCAACACCGATAAATGGGCGCTGCGCAACCTTAGCTTCCAGCTGCAGGCCGGCGAAAAGCTGGCGCTGGTAGGCGAAAACGGAGCCGGCAAAACCACCCTCGTCAAGCTGCTTTCCCGCCTCTACGACCCCACCGAAGGCCGTATCCTGCTCGATGGCTACGACCTGCGCGAATACGACCCGGCCGAGTTGCGCCAGGAAATCGGGGTGATTTTCCAGGACTTCGTGCGCTTCCAGCTGCCGGCCGGCCAGAACCTGGCCGTGGGCCGCATCGAGCAGAAAGACAACCAGCCGCGCATCGAGCAGGCCGCCCAGCAAAGCCTCGCCGACTCCGTTATTGCCAAGCTACCCGGCGGCTACGAGCAGATGATTGGCCGCCGCTTCAACGGCGGCGTAGACCTAAGCGGCGGCGAGTGGCAGAAGATTGCCCTCGGCCGCGCCTACATGCGCGACGCCCAACTGCTCATCCTCGACGAGCCCACCGCCGCCCTCGACGCCCGCGCCGAGTACGAGGTGTTCCAGCGCTTCAAGGAGCTGACCCAGGGCAAAACCGCCGTGCTCATCAGCCACCGCTTCAGCACCGTGCGCATGGCCGACCGGATTCTGGTCATCGAGAACGGGCAGTGCCAGGAAATCGGGAGCCATGAGGAGCTGCTGGCCCGCGGCGGCCGCTACGCCGAGCTGTTCCGCCTGCAGGCCGCCGGGTATCAGTAG
- a CDS encoding GNAT family N-acetyltransferase has product MTTTYLFHPDIFTEAQATIAALLATALQAAEAELLADLRYQQQRQPVQAWLAYAGGQLVGCKLGYERQPGHYYSWLGGVHPDFRGRGLAAELMHRQHAWCQTQGYRAVRTHTYNRWRAMLLLNLRHGFDIIGTMQGPRGLTIVLEKELEA; this is encoded by the coding sequence ATGACGACCACTTATCTATTCCACCCGGATATTTTCACTGAAGCCCAAGCCACCATTGCCGCGCTGCTGGCCACTGCCCTACAAGCCGCCGAGGCCGAGCTACTCGCCGACCTGCGCTACCAGCAGCAGCGCCAGCCAGTACAGGCGTGGCTGGCCTACGCCGGTGGCCAGTTGGTGGGCTGTAAGCTGGGCTACGAGCGCCAGCCGGGCCACTACTACAGTTGGCTGGGCGGCGTTCACCCCGATTTCCGGGGCCGGGGCCTGGCCGCCGAGCTGATGCACCGCCAGCACGCCTGGTGCCAGACGCAGGGCTACCGTGCCGTGCGCACCCACACCTACAACCGCTGGCGCGCCATGCTGCTCCTGAACCTGCGCCACGGCTTCGACATCATCGGCACCATGCAGGGGCCCCGCGGGCTGACGATTGTATTGGAAAAGGAGCTGGAGGCGTGA